From Desulfobacterales bacterium, the proteins below share one genomic window:
- the lptB gene encoding LPS export ABC transporter ATP-binding protein has product MTVLSLRHLVKIYNGKRVVDAVDLDIHSGRAVGLLGPNGAGKTTTFYMTVGLIRPDRGEVFLDEENITGYPMHQRARKGIGYLPQEASVFGKLTVYQNIMAILETLTSNKNEQRQKAEALLEELGIHRLMHQKAGVLSGGERRRLEISRALATDPSFILLDEPFAGIDPLAVIDIQNIIHHLSERGIGVLISDHNVRETLGVCDQAYILSEGRIIESGAPEVIANSPTARQIYLGEQFRL; this is encoded by the coding sequence ATGACGGTTCTATCTCTGAGACATCTGGTAAAAATTTATAATGGCAAACGGGTCGTGGACGCCGTTGACCTGGATATCCATAGCGGCAGGGCGGTTGGACTGCTCGGGCCTAACGGGGCGGGTAAAACCACGACGTTTTATATGACCGTGGGGCTGATCCGGCCGGATCGCGGCGAGGTTTTTTTGGACGAAGAAAATATTACCGGCTATCCCATGCATCAGCGGGCGCGAAAGGGGATCGGGTATCTGCCCCAGGAAGCCTCTGTATTCGGCAAGCTAACGGTTTATCAAAATATCATGGCGATTCTGGAGACCCTAACCTCAAATAAAAACGAACAGCGGCAAAAAGCCGAGGCGCTTTTGGAAGAGCTTGGCATTCACCGGCTGATGCATCAAAAAGCCGGCGTGCTGTCCGGGGGTGAGCGCCGCCGCCTTGAGATTTCGCGCGCCCTGGCCACAGATCCGAGCTTCATTCTGCTGGATGAGCCGTTTGCCGGCATTGATCCGCTCGCGGTCATCGATATCCAGAATATCATTCATCACCTTTCGGAGCGCGGCATCGGTGTTCTGATATCAGATCACAATGTCCGGGAAACCCTGGGCGTATGCGATCAGGCCTACATTCTGAGCGAGGGCCGGATTATTGAATCCGGCGCCCCGGAGGTGATCGCCAACAGTCCGACCGCAAGACAAATTTATCTGGGAGAGCAGTTTAGACTTTAA